attgtcatccatgtattgcatcttactcataattcttccttatctctcttcttattactctgctaatatttcttcCTATTCCTTTCTTGTGAAATCTTcagcaagacattcttttgctttttgctccccttgcttcatctatcggctcttcgggttgatcaacgtccttgctctactagggacgagagtcacactaaggtaatatttatcccttctaggctttcagtgcctatcttctgaattttttttgatcatgctagtattcacatctaactgtaatattctagagtgcaccatctgggtgtcatacaagaagatctattagcacatttgtaataccctttggaaatgtcaactgacacgaacaatccattcaccatttagggttactctaaccccagccgaaTCCTAATGTTCTATCGttttcttaaactacacatgttagcccccatagggcataaccgAGATGGGTACGGCCAATTACAtatctctgttactgttgaatataacttaaaaagcttatattcctttgcctaaattataaacactgttaaccttcattaactgggcgcctcgtactcttcttcatcttgcttcttttgcttgttgaaacttataTTTATCtcctgaatctctcattgtctttcaccattaaggtggataggtattcttgccttaagactccttatcaagaggcttagacctttcagtacgcacatgatttgctgaagacctcacatttacacTACAGGAAAATAGGTCTTTAACGATGGGAAATTCGGTCGTTAAAACTCTAAATCCGGTCGTTATCAATTAATTACGATGGGGTAAAAACCGGTCGTCACCAGTCGTTAGTGCCTCCGTCGTTAAAGGTAAACGACCGGTTGATCCCATAGTAAAAACTCTTTTAACGATGGAAAGGAATCCATTCGTTATACCAACTTTAGCGAGGGGATTTTCCCATCATTAAATGTCGTTCTAGTCGTTAAACACTTCACTAGCAGTAACTAATTTTCAGTCGTTATTAGTGTTTGGAGACCGGAATTCCATTCGTTAATCGTATGTACTTTCAACGACATAAAACCCAAAATTTTCCTTAACTAACGTGaaatttaaattaataaatatattacacGCATTCAAAATCATACAAAGAATGAATTTCAATATCGACATAAAACATCGTTTTGATTATAAAGAACTAAAACATCAAAAAATATATTGCGTCCAAATTGCATGATCCTTTTGTTTCAATTCCTTAAAGAAAACAGAAAACTAAAGagaaagcgaaatagtagtttgtACAGATGACGACTACAACTCCTAATAAAACAAAATAGATTTCCCTTGTTCTTGAACAATTCCACATGCTTCAACTTGCTCGAAACTCTCTTAAAGGATAATTCTTCAAATTTCAGGCCCTTTATCTGTTAAAAAAGCTTCATATTAGTTGAGTAAGAAAACAAGATTTAAGATTGGTAAGTCGCTTCCACGCAGTAAAATGTAAAACCACGAAGTGAAGAACATTTCAAAATACTATGAATAATTAGTGCTTCTTACAACTAAATCCAACATTAAGAGTATCATGAAAACATATTACTGATGCTCGCCAATAGTATAATAGCCAATACATTGGGAGCAAATGATATCATATAAAAAAGTATTACTATTCCCTCCTAAGAATCATGCAGCAGTAGCAATGGCAGGACATGTTGAAAAACATGGAAAAGAATCATGAGCTATTGTAGTTTCATCTTTAGGAGCTACTCTTCCTTTGAATGCATCAAGTGATCGAGCTACTGCTGAGCAAAAATATTGTGGTCAGGAGAAGCCTAACATGAAGGTGTTTCCAGCTGAGCAAGAGAAAGGAACCAGAACAATGATCGACCTACTGCTACACTAGGTGATTTAGCTGGAAAACTACTAGGTTTTAGGGATGAAGCTGGTGCAAAAAGAACCAAAAATGGGAACATTGTGCATGCTAATCCTAAGACTACTGGGATTACATCTATTAATGCAGCTTCTACTCCCAAGTCTATTGGTTTGAAAAGAGCACGAACACGGGAAATAGTTGTGTCAACTCAGTCAAAGAAGAACaactccaaaagaaaaagaaaaagaaaagagtagaACACTTTCCACCTCACTAGCAGTAAGAAACTATTGTTTGAGTTTCTTAGCACCACTTAaccaaaaagaaagagagaaaaaactATTGCATCAGTCATGCATTTATAATCTTATATATATCTCCTCAGTAGAGCAAACTAGTGCTCTTTCCAGCCAGATTAATCGTAATACTACTCCATTTTAATATCTCAAACAAATAAGCTGACAACAACAGTAAATACTTGAATATTCTATTCCATTCAAATACATATCAATAATTTACATTAATCACATATACATCAAAGGGAATATATAAATGACAGTAACCATAATACTTTAAAGCCAGAACTAGGAAAGATACAACCTCAAAACTGTCAGGAACATATAAATTTTATGGCAGCATTAGAGGAAATCAAAAGCTCATTTATGAAAAAATAGTTAAGTACTGTAAACTTAAGGGCTTAACCCAAGTAAACATAGTAAAGGATTAGATGAGAAAAGACAAACTTTTTCTTGTTAACGCCACGAATGTCACTTCTTTCTAGCTCAGTACTTTATTTAACTAACAAAAAAAGATTTCACTAAATTCATTTAAGGATATTCATCATGTAAAAATTTGTAGAAAGCTTACGCACCTGTCAAATACTTCAACTTGTACTTTGTTGACTTGTAGATGGTGCTGATGAAGGTTGATCAACCAATAAGCTTATAAGATGATCATACTTAGACTCAAAGTCGTCCATACGTTTTTCCAGAGAGTCTTTTGCTTTTTTAGTTGCATTCAGCTCTGTTTGTAGtgattctttttcttttcgaGTTGCATTTAGCTCAATCAGGATTGCAGCCTTTGAGGAGCTACCACCTTTCAACTCCTTAGTGGTTATACCACACCCTAATCCAACCACATGACTCTTGTTTTGAGGTCCGAAATACCTTTCTATTACCTCGATATTTGTAAGAGATGGCTCAAATTGTACCAGCTCTTGTATTTCAGCCtataaaatacaagaaaatttgaaataacaaaatacataaaaataaaatgaaggaTGTAAAATAAAGTTCATCAATAAACATACATATTTTTTACTAGCTTCAGGTTCTACAAGCGTGTTGTCTTTCTTGTGAGTCTCAAAGAATATAGTTGCCATGTTCGGTGACATACATATTTTTTACTAGCTTCAGGTTTTACAAGCGTGTTGTCTTTCTTGTGAGTCTCAAAGAATATAGTTGCCATGTTCGGTGGATTACCGTCTTTGCATCCCGTCACATTTAAATAAACAAGTCAAACAAATACATTAAACACTGCCTGAAGATCCCCCCTTAGTTTGGAGCAAGTTGCATCAGAACC
This genomic stretch from Nicotiana sylvestris chromosome 9, ASM39365v2, whole genome shotgun sequence harbors:
- the LOC104244766 gene encoding uncharacterized protein, with amino-acid sequence MDQLERIIAQDVKFKPLHEALKNVPKEIDKSDWEWLVKEHFLSEKFKETSIKNSINRSKLRMPHRTGSKPIREIIYELAEIQELVQFEPSLTNIEVIERYFGPQNKSHVVGLGCGITTKELKGGSSSKAAILIELNATRKEKESLQTELNATKKAKDSLEKRMDDFESKYDHLISLLVDQPSSAPSTSQQSTS